A genomic stretch from Streptobacillus ratti includes:
- a CDS encoding undecaprenyl-diphosphate phosphatase has protein sequence MLLDILKVFILSLIEAFTEFIPVSSTGHMILADRYINLSSNKEFVTAFQVIIQLGAILAVVIIFFKKLYPFIYKGEKRQALLNLWGKIIVAVLPAVVLGLLFDDYIEEHFFDVNIVAIMLLIYGVLLIIIESKKRKSSVNDIVNLTYTMAIGIGLFQCLAMIPGTSRSAATIIGAMFLGLNRIIATEFSFFLAIPTMLGATTLKLIKIGSFLSTYELFLIFLGLVFTFIMSLLIINSFLKYIKKHDFKVFGYYRIIIALLIFLDIYVW, from the coding sequence ATATTATCTCTTATTGAAGCTTTTACAGAGTTTATACCTGTTAGTTCAACAGGACATATGATACTTGCAGATAGATATATTAATTTATCAAGTAATAAAGAGTTTGTTACGGCTTTTCAAGTAATAATTCAATTAGGAGCTATACTTGCCGTAGTTATAATATTTTTTAAAAAGCTATACCCTTTTATATACAAGGGAGAAAAAAGACAAGCATTATTAAATCTTTGGGGCAAAATAATAGTTGCAGTATTACCAGCAGTAGTTTTAGGGTTGCTATTTGATGACTATATTGAAGAACATTTTTTTGATGTAAATATAGTTGCAATTATGCTTTTAATTTATGGTGTACTATTAATCATTATAGAAAGTAAGAAAAGAAAAAGTAGTGTAAATGATATTGTAAACCTTACATATACTATGGCAATAGGTATAGGATTATTTCAATGTTTAGCAATGATACCTGGTACATCACGTTCTGCTGCAACAATAATAGGAGCAATGTTTTTAGGGTTAAATAGGATTATAGCAACAGAGTTTTCCTTTTTTTTAGCTATTCCAACTATGCTTGGAGCTACAACTTTAAAACTAATTAAAATAGGATCATTTTTAAGTACATATGAATTGTTCTTAATCTTTTTAGGACTTGTATTTACTTTCATAATGTCTTTACTTATAATAAACTCGTTTTTAAAATATATTAAAAAACATGATTTCAAAGTTTTTGGATATTATAGGATAATTATAGCTTTATTAATATTTTTAGATATATATGTGTGGTAA